From a region of the Lactuca sativa cultivar Salinas chromosome 4, Lsat_Salinas_v11, whole genome shotgun sequence genome:
- the LOC111915386 gene encoding transcription factor MYB1 yields MRPYSNTGPELRKGAWTVQEDTLLKNHIDKHGEGKWHLIPLKAGLNRCRKSCRLRWLNYLRPNIKRGDFAQDEVDLILRLHKLLGNRWALIAGRIPGRTANDVKNYWNTHQRSCSKQRKKLPKDDELLQKSKVPIIKPQPRTFSKTLNLGNNPHIKAREGGNLKSCNDDIKNNFNLSSGLNLPSNVLDDNINKYIDDLFDDHEIFVTQTNLSSGLNLSFCGSLEKGETLNVVDQDDDEISFFDFPMDDITMELINSDQL; encoded by the exons ATGAGACCATATAGTAATACGGGTCCTGAGTTAAGGAAAGGTGCATGGACTGTGCAAGAAGATACGCTTCTCAAGAACCATATTGATAAACATGGTGAAGGGAAATGGCACCTCATTCCTCTCAAAGCAG GTTTAAACAGGTGCAGGAAGAGTTGTAGGCTACGATGGTTGAATTATTTGAGGCCAAACATAAAACGAGGAGACTTTGCTCAAGATGAAGTTGATCTTATACTTAGGCTTCATAAGTTGTTAGGAAACAG ATGGGCATTGATTGCTGGAAGAATACCAGGGAGAACCGCTAATGATGTGAAAAATTACTGGAACACTCATCAGCGTTCTTGTTCCAAACAACGAAAGAAATTACCTAAAGATGATGAATTATTACAAAAAAGCAAGGTGCCAATTATTAAGCCACAACCGCGGACCTtttccaaaaccctaaatttgggtaACAACCCACACATTAAGGCTCGTGAAGGTGGTAACCTAAAATCTTGTAATGATGATATTAAAAATAACTTTAATCTGTCCTCAGGGTTGAACTTGCCATCTAATGTACTTGATGACAACATTAACAAGTATATAGACGACTTATTTGATGATCATGAAATATTTGTTACCCAAACTAATCTGTCCTCAGGGTtaaacttgtcattttgtggttctTTAGAGAAAGGAGAAACCTTAAATGTTGTTGATCAAGACGATGATGAAATTAGTTTCTTTGATTTCCCCATGGATGATATCACGATGGAGCTTATTAACTCAGATCAACTATGA